In Drosophila yakuba strain Tai18E2 chromosome 2R, Prin_Dyak_Tai18E2_2.1, whole genome shotgun sequence, a single genomic region encodes these proteins:
- the LOC6529284 gene encoding farnesyl pyrophosphate synthase, whose product MFKLARMLLPQQRILANPLRLQRLISTSDEVNAEPILKSMDTIGGLPTELVNEQKLKKTSRTLSTLQNHSVPIAARVTVSKDESRDFMAVFPDLVRDITTVTKAYNCSDAAKWFAQVLQYNVPRGKKNRGILTVLTYKNLVPAQDLTPENIKLAQYLGWCVEMLQSFFIISDDVMDNSTTRRGQPCWHKVENVGLTAINDALMIENAMYAILKKHFSHLDCYVALMELFHEITYITTCGQSLDQLNSNRCVSEFTMENYKAIVENKTAYYSFYLPFALALHLAGFKDAEAFRQSKTILLEMGNFFQVQDDFLDCFGNPEVTGKIGTDIQDNKCSWLAVVAMQRANVEQKQIMVDCYGKEEPAKVERVKELYKELGLPSTYAIFEEESYNMIKTHIQQTSRGVPHQTFLQILNKIYQRDS is encoded by the exons caaactCGCCCGTATGCTCTTGCCGCAGCAGCGGATCCTGGCTAACCCGCTGCGTCTGCAGCGCCTTATCTCCACCAGCGACGAGGTCAACGCAGAGCCCATCCTTAAGTCCATGGACACCATTGGCGGCCTCCCCACCGAACTGGTCAACGAGCAAAAGCTGAAGAAGACTAGCAG AACCTTATCGACGCTCCAAAATCACTCGGTTCCCATTGCCGCTCGCGTCACGGTGTCGAAAGATGAGAGTCGCGACTTTATGGCCGTCTTCCCAG ATCTTGTGCGTGACATCACCACCGTGACGAAGGCATACAATTGCAGCGACGCAGCCAAATGGTTCGCCCAGGTCCTCCAGTACAATGTGCCCAGGGGCAAGAAGAACCGCGGCATCCTCACCGTGCTCACGTATAAGAATCTTGTTCCCGCCCAGGATCTCACGCCCGAGAACATAAAACTGGCCCAGTATCTGGGCTGGTGTGTGGAAATG CTCCAGAGTTTCTTCATCATCTCAGACGATGTGATGGACAACAGCACCACCAGACGCGGTCAACCCTGCTGGCACAAGGTGGAAAACGTTGGCCTGACTGCCATTAACGATGCTCTTATGATCGAAAACGCCATGTATGCCATTCTTAAGAAGCACTTCAGCCACTTGGACTGTTATGTCGCCCTAATGGAGCTCTTTCACGAAATCACATACATTACTACCTGCGGACAGTCGTTGGACCAACTGAATTCGAACCGCTGTGTCTCGGAGTTCACCATGGAAAACTACAAAGCAATTGTCGAAAATAAGACTGCATATTACTCCTTCTACCTTCCATTCGCCCTTGCTTTGCACTTGGCTGG TTTTAAGGACGCCGAGGCCTTCCGACAGTCTAAGACCATTCTCCTAGAAATGGGCAACTTTTTTCAGGTTCAAGATGATTTCCTCGACTGCTTCGGTAATCCGGAAGTGACTGGTAAAATTGGAACCGATATTCAGGACAACAAGTGCTCGTGGCTGGCAGTGGTGGCGATGCAGCGAGCCAATGTCGAGCAAAAGCAAATCATGGTCGATTGCTATGGCAAAGAAG AACCAGCTAAAGTAGAGCGAGTGAAAGAACTGTACAAGGAACTTGGACTGCCATCCACGTATGCCATTTTTGAGGAGGAATCGTACAACATGATTAAAACTCACATACAACAAACCTCTCGCGGGGTGCCTCACCAAACCTTCCTGCAAATACTCAACAAAATCTACCAACGTGACTCATAA
- the LOC6529289 gene encoding uncharacterized protein LOC6529289 isoform X3 — protein sequence MVDLTDAGSPFQQSIPDFAFYVPAVVVFTLAALFGYKLYKSLTEKELKKQEKLKSKQQKKAKKSN from the exons ATGGTTGACCTCACCGACGCCGGCTCGCCGTTCCAGCAATCCATTCCCGACTTCGCCTTCTACGTGCCggcagttgttgtttttaccCTGGCAG CCCTCTTCGGCTACAAGTTGTACAAGTCGCTGACGGAGAAGGAGCTCAAAAAGCAGGAGAAACTGAAGAGCAAGCAGCagaagaaggccaagaagTCCAACTGA
- the LOC120320997 gene encoding CWF19-like protein 1 homolog has translation MLPEMGPYFLAELPDDSTLITRQMKHFPIHFARDVFCSENLLNTDSRDIDAAQVCRFMLPCPL, from the exons ATGCTGCCCGAAATGGGACCTTATTTCCTGGCCGAGTTACCCGACGATAGCACACTTATAACGCGGCAAATGAAACACTTTCCCATTCATTTTGCAAG GGACGTGTTCTGTTCGGAAAATCTTCTtaatacagactccagggacatagacgcagcgcaagtttgtcgattcatgttgccatgcccactctaa
- the LOC6529290 gene encoding protein FAM166B — MSYSSRFGFDFHLPDEGWCYPKNDMHFIRSAEWVPVEKAGVGRSFANPNGVIYPRVVGMIPRYGGHVPGNKFRVGNTYGRSTIDAKRHLALNHD, encoded by the exons ATGTCCTATTCCAGCC GATTTGGTTTCGACTTCCACCTGCCGGATGAGGGATGGTGCTACCCAAAGAACGACATGCACTTCATCCGCAGCGCGGAGTGGGTGCCCGTGGAGAAGGCAGGCGTGGGCCGCTCCTTCGCCAATCCCAATGGCGTGATCTATCCGCGGGTGGTCGGCATGATTCCACGCTACGGCGGCCACGTTCCGGGCAACAAATTCCGTGTGGGCAACACCTACGGCCGCTCCACCATCGACGCCAAGCGTCATTTGGCCCTCAATCACGATTGA
- the LOC6529291 gene encoding NADPH:adrenodoxin oxidoreductase, mitochondrial yields MGINWHNILRRGLHTSSARLQVIQGATPTKRICIVGAGPAGFYAAQLILKQLDNCVVDVVEKLPVPFGLVRFGVAPDHPEVKNVINTFTKTAEHPRLRYFGNIALGTDVSLRELRDRYHAVLLTYGADQDRELELENEQQGNVISARKFVAWYNGLPGAENLAPDLTGRDVTIVGQGNVAVDVARLLLSPLDALKSTDTTEYALEALSRSQVQRVHLVGRRGPLQAAFTIKELREMLKLPNVDTRWRSEDFSGIDPQLDKLQRPRKRLTELMLKSLKEQGRISGSKQFLPIFLRAPKAISPGEMEFSVTELQQEAAVPTTSTERLPSHLILRSIGYKSSCVDTGINFDNRRGRVHNIDGRILKEDASAKVDPGLYVAGWLGTGPTGVIVTTMNGAFAVAKAICDDINANALDTSSAKPGYDADGKRVVTWDGWQRINDFESAAGKAKGKPREKIVSIEEMLRVAGV; encoded by the exons ATGGGCATCAATTGGCATAACATCCTGAGACGTGGCCTCCACACGAGTTCCGCCCGATTGCAGGTGATCCAGggcgccacgcccaccaagCGGATATGCATTGTGGGCGCCGGGCCCGCCGGCTTCTATGCCGCCCAGCTGATCCTCAAGCAGCTGGACAATTGCGTAGTGGATGTGGTCGAGAAGCTGCCGGTTCCCTTTGGACTGGTGCG CTTTGGCGTTGCGCCCGATCATCCGGAGGTCAAGAACGTAATCAACACCTTCACCAAGACCGCCGAGCATCCGCGTCTGCGTTACTTTGGCAACATAGCGCTGGGCACAGATGTGAGCCTGCGGGAGCTGAGAGATCGATATCATGCCGTGCTCCTTACCTACGGAGCGGACCAAGATcgggagctggagctggagaacGAGCAGCAGGGTAATGTGATATCAGCCCGGAAATTTGTGGCCTGGTATAATGGATTGCCCGGTGCGGAAAACTTAGCTCCCGATCTCACTGGTCGCGATGTCACGATTGTGGGTCAGGGCAACGTGGCTGTGGATGTAGCTAGGTTGCTGCTTAGTCCCTTGGATGCTCTGAAG AGTACGGACACAACTGAGTACGCCTTGGAAGCACTTTCTCGCAGCCAAGTGCAACGAGTCCACCTAGTTGGCAGACGTGGTCCCCTCCAGGCCGCATTCACCATCAAGGAGCTGCGTGAGATGCTTAAGCTTCCCAATGTAGACACCCGATGGCGATCTGAGGATTTCTCGG GCATTGACCCACAACTGGATAAACTTCAGCGACCTCGCAAGAGGCTAACCGAACTGATGCTTAAGAGTTTAAAGGAGCAGGGCAGGATCTCCGGCTCTAAACAGTTCCTGCCCATCTTTCTGCGCGCTCCGAAGGCGATATCGCCAGGGGAAATGGAGTTTTCCGTCACGGAACTGCAGCAGGAAGCAGCAGTGCCCACCACTTCCACAGAGCGTCTTCCATCGCACTTAATCCTACGCAGTATTGGCTACAAATCAAGTTGCGTGGATACGGGCATCAATTTCGACAACCGACGCGGCCGAGTTCACAACATTGATGGTCGGATCCTCAAGGAAGATGCTTCGGCGAAGGTTGACCCTGGACTTTATGTAGCTGGCTGGCTAGGAACTGGACCCACTGGCGTTATTGTGACCACCATGAACGGCGCCTTTGCGGTGGCCAAAGCCATCTGCGATGACATAAACGCGAATGCTCTGGACACCAGCTCTGCCAAACCAGGATACGATGCGGATGGCAAACGAGTGGTTACTTGGGATGGCTGGCAGCGAATCAATGATTTTGAGAGCGCAGCGGGAAAAGCCAAGGGAAAGCCGCGCGAAAAGATTGTAAGCATCGAGGAAATGTTACGGGTAGCTGGAGTCTGA
- the LOC6529292 gene encoding uncharacterized protein LOC6529292: MQVLGGPPLSLCLLVIITSPLIAANSLWSLDQVGAYLSGIFRSVVGPLFGFGRAANTTAL, translated from the exons ATGCAGGTGCTAGGCGGCCCTCCACTCAGCTTGTGTCTTTTGGTGATCATCACTTCGCCACTGATTGCAGCCAATTCCCTGTGGAGTCTCGACCAGGTGGGAG CCTACCTCAGTGGCATCTTCCGCTCCGTTGTGGGTCCACTATTTGGCTTTGGCCGGGCAGCCAATACCACCGCCTTATAA
- the LOC6529289 gene encoding uncharacterized protein LOC6529289 isoform X2, with the protein MSLSGSSDELGVIEQLKKSVESIVAKTGPSSKFSMDLVKRIGEMQSKLESLAETDRHVFLAEMKDKFQETIGRIEERIVQHAHFAQTYSSSIVSAVIFLLVSIFALFGYKLYKSLTEKELKKQEKLKSKQQKKAKKSN; encoded by the exons ATGAGTTTGTCGGGATCCAGTGACGAGCTCGGCGTTATCGAGCAGCTGAAAAAGTCCGTAGAATCGATCGTGGCCAAAACGGGGCCCAGCAGCAAGTTCTCAATGGATCTGGTCAAGCGGATCGGCGAAATGCAGAGCAAGCTGGAGTCCCTGGCCGAAACGGATCGGCATGTGTTCCTCGCCGAGATGAAGGACAAGTTCCAGGAGACGATAGGCAGAATCGAGGAGCGAATAGTGCAGCACGCTCACTTCGCACAGACCTACTCCAGTTCCATAGTGTCGGCAGTGATCTTTCTCCTGGTCTCCATATTCG CCCTCTTCGGCTACAAGTTGTACAAGTCGCTGACGGAGAAGGAGCTCAAAAAGCAGGAGAAACTGAAGAGCAAGCAGCagaagaaggccaagaagTCCAACTGA
- the LOC6529286 gene encoding uncharacterized protein LOC6529286, whose product MWSCVRDIKWAVRLHIHISHFIHSIAAMSPSQLLVIFALLNLNTRQVYGQTTIDCQRPPQLVDPALCCKDGGRDQVADQCTQRILGAANGQKAAPPSLDTAACLAECILTSSKYIDGPQTLNLANIRSDLSSKFSNDTLYVETMTMAYSKCEPQSQRRLAVIMQQQQQAQQQQPQQQQPRCSPFSAIVLGCTYMEYFKNCPAHRWTQNAQCALAKAYVTQCGLGA is encoded by the exons ATGTGGAGCTGCGTGAGGGATATAAAATGGGCCGTGCGACTTCATATTCATATCAGTCATTTTATTCACTCAATCGCAGCTATGTCGCCCAGTCAGCTTCTTGTTATCTTCGCTTTGCTGAACCTAAATACTCGTCAAGTATATGGCCAAACCACTATTGATTGCCAAAGACCGCCGCAACTAGTG GATCCAGCACTTTGCTGCAAGGATGGGGGTCGCGACCAGGTTGCCGATCAGTGCACACAGCGGATTTTAGGAGCAGCAAATGGACAGAAGGCAGCTCCTCCATCATTGGACACGGCAGCA TGCCTCGCTGAGTGCATCCTCACTTCCTCCAAGTATATCGATGGGCCCCAAACACTGAACCTGGCCAACATACGCAGTGATCTCTCATCCAAGTTCTCCAACGATACCCTTTATGTGGAAACCATGACCATGGCCTACTCCAAGTGTGAGCCCCAATCGCAGCGCAGACTGGCTGTTAtcatgcagcagcaacaacaggcgcagcagcaacagccccagcagcaacaaccaagATGCAGCCCCTTCTCAGCCATCGTCCTCGGGTGCACCTACATGGAGTACTTCAAGAACTGCCCCGCTCATCGGTGGACTCAAAATGCCCAGTGTGCTCTGGCCAAGGCCTATGTGACGCAGTGCGGTTTGGGTGCCTAA
- the LOC6529294 gene encoding F-box/LRR-repeat protein 6 yields the protein MSESLSSQVEETKVSDEDGVKEKAEVSTAKDSAETAMEVEADEAGVEQPEQSELLDKEKSATVDINTLTPSTPSQTPPQLLAAETATSGSTAVIPENILSPPKSETQTDETNTATSTSCSPASEGQRSPAAEQQSSAPPPQVQAQATGAAVNGSVPKSGKPLSTALSGKKPSKAATTSPRASRCRKPKALPMYESEISDNKVGIKLCIKKSDAGEGAPAGITSPPVAVPAPLKTVRKRVRKPKQQDSDEAEYEPRKKKGGGGGSGGDKKVSTSPAAEAAGEPVEQSVWAQKLPEEVLFRIFEHAVDTQGCLPTLFRLGRVCSLWRQVSLRPTLWRTMDLTTWVKEKYRTELKLKWFVDNRCSACTDLNVSNWKISDINCFLAKLSSGCSNLAGITLSGWKGFTSDHLTYLVDNMHKLQRLDLSSINVEMNASKSAVGVNSLCNALQTMSSRLTHLYLAHNRLAGIPQIVGVLSTHCPNLTLLDLSNVTTQATSHGVLHIEKLQRGCQKLKVLRVTNSHITPSTASMQEIMDSPGFPELEELSVAALTDESRIISDDHLQRILKSSSKLKLLDVRNCTRLTHESLIRLPAWDIKHLFLSGCSVTRDMGSGLELIASKWAHSLIELDLAWANMQQPIDNALRALAEKGRDSPMAHLNLCGSSVSDEAVKEILTNCRNMSSINLASCRGLPRGVKRLMQGPQELGELREVLGVQLKSSSGGN from the exons ATGAGCGAATCTCTATCTTCTCAAGTGGAGGAGACCAAGGTGTCCGATGAAGATGGTGTAAAAGAGAAAGCTGAAGTGTCCACTGCCAAAGATTCGGCGGAAACGGCTATGGAAGTGGAGGCAGATGAAGCTGGTGTTGAGCAGCCGGAGCAGAGTGAATTGTTAGACAAGGAGAAATCTGCCACAGTGGACATAAACACACTCACTCCCTCGACGCCCTCGCAAACCCCGCCCCAACTGCTTGCCGCCGAAACCGCCACATCGGGAAGCACGGCCGTCATTCCGGAGAACATCCTGTCACCGCCCAAGTCAGAAACTCAAACGGATGAGACTAACACGGCAACATCGACGTCCTGCTCCCCAGCCTCCGAAGGTCAGCGGTCGCCGGCGGCGGAGCAACAGTCATCGGCTCCGCCGCCTCAGGTGCAGGCGCAGGCCACGGGTGCAGCGGTCAATGGCTCCGTACCAAAGTCGGGGAAACCACTCTCCACAGCGCTCAGCGGCAAGAAGCCCAGCAAAGCGGCCACTACGTCACCACGTGCATCCCGATGCCGTAAACCCAAGGCGCTGCCCATGTACGAAAGCGAAATCAGCGACAACAAGGTGGGTATCAAACTGTGTATCAAGAAATCTGATGCCGGAGAAGGCGCACCTGCTGGTATCACATCCCCGCCAGTTGCAGTTCCCGCACCTTTAAAAACGGTGCGCAAGCGGGTCCGTAAACCAAAGCAACAGGACAGCGATGAGGCCGAGTATGAGCCACGCAAGAAAAAAGGCGGAGGAGGTGGTAGTGGCGGAGATAAGAAGGTTTCAACGAGTCCGGCAGCAGAGGCGGCTGGCGAGCCAGTGGAGCAGAGTGTCTGGGCTCAAAAGCTACCCGAGGAAGTGCTCTTTAGG ATCTTTGAGCACGCTGTGGATACACAGGGCTGCCTGCCCACCCTCTTTCGCCTTGGCAGAGTTTGCTCGCTCTGGCGACAGGTTTCTTTGAGGCCTACTCTGTGGCGCACCATGGATCTTACCACATGGGTCAAGGAGAAGTATCGCACCGAACTTAAGCTCAAGTGGTTTGTAGACAACCGCTGCAGTGCCTGTACAGACTTGAATGTTT CCAATTGGAAAATATCAGACATAAATTGCTTCCTTGCCAAATTGTCAAGCGGTTGCTCGAATCTTGCAGGCATTACGCTCTCCGGCTGGAAGGGTTTCACCTCTGATCATCTTACGTATTTGGTGGATAACATGCACAAGTTGCAGCGCTTGGACTTAAGTTCCATCAAT GTTGAGATGAATGCCAGCAAGAGTGCTGTGGGTGTAAACTCTCTATGCAATGCACTACAGACTATGAGCAGCCGCCTAACGCACCTCTACTTGGCGCACAATCGTCTAGCGGGAATACCACAAATAGTCGGAGTTCTTTCG ACGCACTGTCCGAATCTAACATTATTGGATCTCTCAAACGTGACCACTCAGGCCACATCACACGGTGTACTCCACATTGAGAAATTGCAGCGTGGCTGCCAGAAGCTAAAGGTCCTGCGTGTGACAAACTCTCATATAACGCCAAGCACGGCATCAATGCAGGAAATT ATGGACTCCCCCGGTTTCCCAGAGCTTGAAGAACTTTCCGTGGCTGCCTTAACAGATGAATCGCGCATCATAAGCGACGATCATCTGCAGCGCATCTTGAAGAGCAGCTCCAAGCTAAAGTTATTGGACGTACGCAACTGTACACGGCTGACGCACGAGAGCCTAATCCGCTTACCTGCCTGGGATATAAAGCACTTATTCCTATCAGGTTGCTCAGTCACTCGGGATATGGG GTCGGGCCTGGAGCTCATTGCCTCAAAGTGGGCGCACAGTCTCATAGAATTGGATCTAGCATGGGCAAATATGCAGCAGCCCATCGATAATGCGCTGCGCGCTCTAGCAGAAAAGGGCAGAGATTCGCCGATGGC TCATTTAAATCTGTGCGGCTCCTCAGTTTCCGATGAGGCGGTGAAGGAAATACTGACGAACTGTCGAAATATGAGCTCAATCAACCTGGCATCGTGCCGTGGACTGCCGCGAGGCGTCAAGCGCCTAATGCAGGGACCCCAGGAGCTGGGTGAACTCCGGGAGGTTCTGGGGGTGCAGCTGAAGAGCAGCAGCGGGGGCAACTAA
- the LOC6529289 gene encoding uncharacterized protein LOC6529289 isoform X1 has translation MAEDPVNQQAFAEDVAAAAVAGGAGGFAGPEPGHSDFKMPSADEIWKLVEGMEGISDDERAELRESIFNPKPPSPEDFMRQYGHPGHSSREYLVFFVMLALILIVFALFGYKLYKSLTEKELKKQEKLKSKQQKKAKKSN, from the exons ATGGCTGAGGATCCGGTGAACCAGCAGGCATTCGCTGAGGACGTGGCAGCTGCCGCTGTGGCTGGAGGAGCCGGTGGTTTTGCCGGCCCCGAGCCCGGACACTCCGACTTTAAGATGCCTAGTGCCGACGAGATCTGGAAGCTGGTCGAGGGTATGGAGGGAATTTCGGACGACGAGCGAGCCGAGCTCCGCGAGAGCATCTTTAACCCGAAGCCGCCGTCGCCGGAGGACTTCATGCGCCAGTACGGGCATCCGGGCCACAGTTCCCGGGAGTACCTGGTGTTCTTCGTGATGCTGGCCCTCATACTCATCGTCTTTG CCCTCTTCGGCTACAAGTTGTACAAGTCGCTGACGGAGAAGGAGCTCAAAAAGCAGGAGAAACTGAAGAGCAAGCAGCagaagaaggccaagaagTCCAACTGA
- the LOC6529295 gene encoding uncharacterized protein LOC6529295, translating to MAGTQSKDACSICDKVGLKPFTRDNVFNYYIPLHGLVSYGALAVNVMNPQIVPKILPKKDLTNVFLISAVVGSAFYIYGRPHLKDVKNNKRGAYALLGATLFSMGSVLAWALIKSALPQDNALLATLAGLGTGAAIVKVSTDYIQDVDKLQKN from the coding sequence ATGGCCGGCACACAGTCTAAAGACGCCTGCAGCATATGCGACAAAGTGGGACTTAAGCCCTTCACCCGGGACAATGTGTTCAACTACTACATACCGCTGCACGGCCTGGTAAGCTACGGAGCCCTTGCGGTCAATGTTATGAACCCCCAGATCGTGCCCAAAATCCTGCCCAAGAAGGACCTGACGAACGTGTTCCTTATTTCCGCGGTGGTGGGCAGTGCCTTCTACATATACGGCAGACCCCACCTGAAGGACGTGAAGAACAACAAGCGAGGTGCGTACGCCCTGCTGGGCGCCACCCTATTCTCCATGGGATCCGTACTGGCCTGGGCGCTCATCAAGTCCGCCCTGCCACAGGACAACGCGCTGCTGGCGACCCTGGCGGGCTTGGGAACTGGCGCCGCCATCGTGAAAGTCAGCACTGATTACATTCAGGACGTGGACAAGCTGCAGAAGAACTAG
- the LOC6529293 gene encoding UPF0605 protein CG18335 yields MDHAITPEPHLVPGYTGHCAQNRDRVGRTYGRQTHKLLIDPCIYHAPELIVAPIHAKRGLKDYPTEQELKILRTREGLVDSVYRHPILPGYAGFVPNKVSQIGKRYVAAASAGVARHETLMEWYRCEKRTLRHRDLLESGNGLFDRKINERLLPQTYYRSPLIPVTGVSKGIKDEACPPKTEKLCYSKFTSPHFLEDEDPDKFIINGYSGHIPNSVTRFGESNKVLTNRALCSFSDYMYKRKRDTWCCGQDLSRPAITCPPVGHFVVYHEDSGMVPSYAGHVPGETYKFGRTYAKTTFDAKRWLEVHKNLTVLPEVANLDYAY; encoded by the exons ATGGATCACGCTATAACCCCGGAGCCGCACTTGGTGCCAGG TTACACGGGTCACTGCGCCCAGAATCGGGACCGAGTGGGTCGAACTTATGGCCGGCAGACGCACAAGCTGTTAATAGACCCCTGTATTTACCACGCGCCGGAACTGATAGTGGCTCCAATACATGCCAAGCGCGGACTTAAGGACTATCCCACAGAGCAGGAGCTGAAGATTCTGCGTACTCGTGAGGGACTGGTGGACTCCGTATACAGGCATCCCATATTGCCAGGATACGCCGGTTTCGTCCCGAACAAAGTGAGTCAGATTGGCAAGCGCTATGTTGCTGCGGCATCCGCTGGAGTAGCTCGGCATGAGACGCTGATGGAGTGGTATCGGTGCGAGAAGCGGACGCTCCGGCATCGGGATTTACTGGAGAGCGGGAACGGTCTCTTCGACCGCAAGATCAACGAAAGACTGCTCCCACAGACCTACTACCGGTCGCCACTGATCCCGGTGACCGGAGTGTCCAAGGGAATTAAGGATGAGGCTTGTCCGCCAAAAACGGAGAAACTCTGCTACAGCAAGTTCACATCGCCGCACTTCCTAGAGGATGAAGATCCCGACAAATTCATAATCAATGGCTACTCCGGCCACATTCCCAATTCAGTGACCCGATTCGGGGAGTCCAACAAGGTGCTGACCAACCGAGCATTGTGCAGCTTCTCCGACTACATGTACAAGCGGAAGCGGGACACGTGGTGTTGTGGCCAGGATCTCAGTCGGCCGGCCATCACCTGCCCGCCCGTCGGACACTTCGTCGTTTACCATGAGGACAGCGGAATGGTGCCCAGCTATGCGGGTCACGTTCCCGGGGAGACCTACAAGTTCGGACGCACGTACGCCAAGACCACATTCGATGCCAAGCGCTGGCTGGAGGTGCACAAGAATCTTACCGTGCTGCCCGAGGTGGCCAATCTGGATTACGCCTACTGA
- the LOC6529285 gene encoding CWF19-like protein 1 homolog, translating into MHQVGSNSMKKRQTIAQLSITMDVGTKILVVGDVRGRFKQLFQRVEQVNKKAGPFEILCCVGDFFGEEKQNEELIAYKNGFKHITVPTYILGPNRKEHGKYFENLADGEICTNLTYLGRRGVYTLSSGVKIAYLSGLEAQGTPDSAGSEHEFTKADVIAVRNSCLVSKNCSTEYRGVDVLLTSQWPFGMQENENATASKLVSFLCREIKPRYHFCAINGAHYESAPFRMPKDETTQFELCTRFISLAEVGNAEKAKYIYALSLKPVDKSRLLDLVQKTTNEIPCPFIGLDLGGAINKNDSSESRQYFFDMNGGSRKRQGGDNKRDKRPRIQQIEQDKCWFCLSSPDVEKHLIITVGEHFYLALAKGPINKHHVMILSTKHVPCAAQLSPDDWEELNKFKAALRKFFKTLGQVVCFTERHYKSVHLQINVLAFEEGYAWKIKHSFEDKAEEFNLEFETLPALDSEKMLPEMGPYFLAELPDDSTLITRQMKHFPIHFARDVFCSENLLNCDEKVNWKDCLLDRDEEVVYVEDFRKAFAPFDFTDD; encoded by the exons ATGCATCAAGTTGGCAGTAACAGCATGAAGAAGCGTCAAACAATTGCTCAGTTATCGATAACAATGGACGTGGGGACCAAAAT CTTAGTTGTCGGCGATGTGCGAGGTCGCTTCAAGCAACTATTTCAGCGCGTGGAGCAGGTCAACAAAAAAGCGGGACCCTTTGAAATCCTTTGCTGCGTCGGTGACTTTTTCGGCGAAGAGAAGCAAAACGAGGAACTGATTGCCTACAAAAATGGATTTAAACATA TTACCGTACCCACGTACATCCTGGGTCCCAACCGAAAGGAGCACGGGAAATACTTTGAAAATCTGGCGGACGGTGAAATCTGCACCAATCTCACGTATCTCGGTCGACGTGGGGTCTACACGCTGAGCAGTGGCGTTAAAATTGCCTATTTAAGTGGCTTGGAGGCACAGGGCACTCCAGATTCCGCTGGCTCGGAACACGAGTTCACCAAAGCCGATGTCATCGCCGTAAGGAACTCGTGTTTGGTGTCCAAAAACTGTTCCACGGAGTACCGCGGCGTGGATGTGCTTCTCACATCGCAATGGCCATTCGGCATGCAGGAGAACGAAAAC GCCACAGCATCCAAGCTGGTATCATTTCTTTGTCGTGAGATAAAGCCGCGCTATCATTTTTGTGCCATTAATGGAGCGCACTACGAAAGCGCTCCTTTTCGGATGCCCAAAGATGAGACTACGCAGTTTGAGCTGTGCACTCGCTTCATTTCCCTCGCGGAAGTGGGAAATGCTGAAAAAGCCAAATACATCTATGCACTCAGCCTTAAGCCAGTAGACAAATCACGCTTATTGGACCTGGTGCAAAAGACCACAAATGAAATTCCGTGTCCTTTTATTGGCTTAGACTTAGGCGGTGCTATTAACAAAAATGATTCG TCCGAAAGTCGACAGTACTTCTTCGACATGAATGGTGGCAGTCGCAAACGCCAAGGCGGTGATAATAAAAGAGATAAGCGACCTAGAATACAACAGATTGAGCAAG ATAAATGCTGGTTCTGTTTATCCTCACCTGATGTGGAGAAGCATCTTATTATCACTGTGGGCGAACATTTTTACTTGGCACTGGCCAAAGGACCTATCAACAAGCATCATGTTATGATATTGTCCACCAAACATGTGCCCTGCGCTGCCCAACTCAGTCCAGATGATTGGGAGGAACTGAACAAGTTCAAGGCAGCTTTGCGAAAATTCTTCAAAACCTTAGGTCAAGTGGTGTGCTTTACTGAACGACACTACAAGTCCGTTCACCTACAAATCAACGTGCTTGCCTTTGAAGAAGGCTATGCCTGGAAGATAAAACACAGTTTTGAG GATAAGGCGGAGGAATTTAATCTGGAATTCGAGACACTTCCGGCATTGGATTCTGAGAAAATGCTGCCCGAAATGGGACCTTATTTCCTGGCCGAGTTACCCGACGATAGCACACTTATAACGCGGCAAATGAAACACTTTCCCATTCATTTTGCAAG GGACGTGTTCTGTTCGGAAAATCTTCTTAACTGCGACGAGAAAGTGAACTGGAAGGATTGCCTCCTCGATAGGGACGAAGAAGTGGTGTATGTGGAAGATTTTCGAAAGGCTTTTGCGCCTTTTGATTTTACAGACGATTAA